The following proteins are encoded in a genomic region of Emys orbicularis isolate rEmyOrb1 chromosome 19, rEmyOrb1.hap1, whole genome shotgun sequence:
- the NXNL1 gene encoding nucleoredoxin-like protein 1, which produces MVSLFTGKILITNNKDCDEVDTERERSQRLDNKVMLLYFGSGECTRCQEFSPVLRDFFVRLTDEFYVERASQLVLVYVSQDETEEKQEKFLKTMPKRWLFLPFQDEFKRELELRFAVSNTPVVVVLKPSGEVIAGNAVEEIRCLGTACFRNWQEAAELVDRSFLLAEDFDDLAKRSITDPIRRLKYKLDKKTRKKKETEEVLCPDMEL; this is translated from the exons ATGGTTTCCCTTTTTACTGGGAAGATCCTGATTACAAACAACAAGGACTGTGATGAAGTGGACACTGAGCGTGAACGTAGCCAGAGACTGGATAACAAAGTGATGCTGCTGTATTTTGGATCTGGTGAATGCACTCGATGCCAGGAGTTTTCACCTGTCCTCAGAGATTTCTTTGTGAGACTCACTGATGAATTTTATGTGGAAAGGGCTTCCCAGCTGGTCCTGGTGTACGTGTCTCAGGATGAGACAGAGGAGAAGCAAGAAAAGTTCCTGAAGACCATGCCAAAAAGGTGGCTGTTCTTACCCTTCCAGGATGAGTTCAAAAG GGAGCTGGAGTTGAGGTTTGCTGTGTCCAACACACCTGTAGTGGTGGTGCTGAAGCCAAGCGGGGAGGTGATTGCTGGGAATGCTGTGGAGGAGATCAGGTGCTTGGGCACTGCCTGTTTCAGGAACTGGCAGGAGGCCGCTGAGCTGGTTGACAGGAGCTTTCTCTTGGCAGAGGACTTCGATGACTTGGCCAAGAGGAGCATCACCGATCCGATCCGCCGCCTCAAGTACAAGCTGGACAAGAAGACAAGGAAAAAGAAGGAGACAGAGGAAGTGCTCTGTCCTGATATGGAATTATGA